In Beijerinckiaceae bacterium, the sequence TCGGCGGTCAGTTGACTGTCTTTGCTCTGCCGGCCGGCCTCTAAGTCTCGGCAAGGCGTACCAAACCTTAAACGCCCGGCGTTCAATGGCGCCGGGCGTTTTGGCAACTGGTTTCTTCTAACAAGGATAGTTTCGTGCAAATCAGCTCAGCGGTGCGGGCCTTGTCCCTGACCCTTCTTTTCGCGTGTGGGACTGCCGCCATGGCCGAGGCCCCCGGAAATTCAAAAGCGGTTAAGCAAGACGACAAAGGCAAATATCTCGACGAAAAAGGCGATCCCACGTTCAACGTCAAAGCCGATGGGGCGGTCGATTGGTATAGCTATTCCGGCTTTCGCCGTTACCATGCCGAATGCCATGTGTGTCATGGTCCGGATGGCGAGGGCTCGACCTACGCGCCAGCGCTCAAGGATTCAGTGAAGCGCATGAACTACGCTGAATTTTATGGGATCGTCGTCGGCGGCAAGCAGGATCTCGCTGGCGGCGAGAACAAGGTCATGCCGGCGCTTGGCGACAACAAAAACGTCATGTGCTACATCGACGACATTTACGTTTACCTCCGTGGCAGATCCGGCGATTCGCTCGATCGCGGCCGACCGGCAAAACACGAAGAGAAACCGCAAGCGGCAGCGGATGCGGAACGCGCATGTCTTGGCGAAGCCAGCTAAGCGTAAAGCGCATGAAATTTTGGCGGAGCTTGCTCCCGTTGGCGCTGGTTTGCTCCGTCTCATCGATCGGGGCAGACGTTCTGGCGCAAACCGCGGACGAGACCTCGATCGAGCTGGTCGACCCAAATGTGTTGCGGGTCTGCGCCGATCCCCGCAATCTGCCTTTCTCGAACGAAGCCGGCCAAGGGTTCGAGAATAAGATTGCCGAGCTTCTCGCCCAAAAGCTCGGTAAATCCTTGGCCTATGAGTATTACCCCGGCGCCACCGGATTTTTGCGTAATACTTTGAACGCGCATCGCTGCGACGTCGTTATGGGGATGCCGCAAGGCGATGATTCCGTTCAAGGGACCAATCCCTATTACCGGACGACCTATGCTCTCGTCTCGAAAGCGGGCGCCGGGCTCGAAGCGATCGACAGCCTCGAAGATCAGCGCTTGCAGACAAAGAAGATCGGCATCGTGGCCGGCACCCCTCCGGCGACCAATCTCGCGATCAATGGTCTTTTGGGAAACCTCAAATCCTATCCGCTTGTTGTCGATACCAGGTTTGATGCCCCGACCCGGTCGATGATCGAGGATCTCCAGGAGGATCGCATCGATGTCGCGATCCTATGGGGGCCGATCGCCGGCTATTTCGCGAAACAGTCGAAGACTCCGTTGAAGGTGACACCGCTCATCAAGGAAACGACCGGACCGCGCATGATCTATCGCATCGGCATGGGCGTGCGCCATTCCGACCAGGAGTGGAAGCGTCTCCTCAACAAGATGATCGCCGACAACCAGGCCGAAATCACCCGTATATTGATTGATTATGGCGTTCCGCTTCTCGACGAGAACAATGGCTCCGTGACCCATTGAGGAGGCCTTGCGCGCAAGAGCGCATGAGCATCTGGCCTAATCAAGATTGCGTTCGATGATTCTGGCGAGCGCGAAAAGTCTTTGCTCGATGAGTGTCGGCGATTCGCACACATAGGTGAGCGACTTTTGCCGTTCATCGAAAATCCGGAGATCCCATTCCAAATCTTGCGCCGCGGTTTGGCCGGTTGGCCGGCTTCTGTCCGCAGGGGGGGCGGCCGGTCCCTGGTGGATCTGGGCATTCTCGGCACGAATTTTTTCGGCCAGCTCCTTTTGTTTTGCGCCGAAGCGAAGAAGCCCTTCCATCACCTGGGCGCGTTCGTCGTTGAGCGTTTCGAATAGGCCGGCGAACACCGCGACGAGCTTTGCCTTCTTCGCGGCACCGCCAGTTTTGGCGAAATCCTCGATGGCATGTTCCGCCTCATCGAGCGGCGTGCGGCGTGCCGCCATTCTTGCCACCAGATCGGCAACAGCCTGATCGCTCCGCCAATTGGAACTCTCGATCGCAGGGCCGGACCAAACCGTGGCCAGGGAGACCCGGGGCACCATGATTTGACGGCAAGGCCAGTTCGGCTGGGTTGCTGTCTTTGGTTCAACCGCAACGGCCCCGGCAGAACCAAGCGCCACCATTAGCACGAGGCCGCTAAGCGCACGTGCGAGCCGGGATAATGAGGATCGGTGCCTAGCAAAGGGATCCGACGGCGCGTGCATGTTGACTCCGAGATCGGCTGTTTAGAGCATGTTTGGGGAGAGAGCGAAACCATGGCCGAAAAATTGCGTGCCAAGCACGGCCGGCATCTTTTGGCGTTTGGGGCGTGGATAAAGCAGAGCAGGAGCAGGTGAGCGGGATCGCAAGCGGAACGCTCCCCGCCCTTTTGCGTTTGAAGAGGATCGGCCGCGTTCTGGCTTCTGTGGCGAAGCCGGTGATTTCCCCTGGTTGCGGACTTCGTATTAGAGTGAATGCTGCGCCATTGGTCTGGCGTAAGGGCCACGAGCATGGGAACGCGAAGATGAGCGAAGCCGGCAAGGAAAAGGAAAAAACCTATAGCGAAGCCGAGATCAAGGCTCGGCTTGAAAAGGAGCTGCCGCGCTGGGTCTATGAGGGGGGATGGATCCGTCGCACGTTCAAGACCACCAGCTGGAAAGGCACGCTCATGGTGATCAACACGGTTGGCCATCTTGCCGAAGCCGCGTGGCACCATCCCGATCTCACGGCGTCTTATGCATGGGTTGAAGTGCGGCTGCAAAACCATGCGGCGAAGGGAATCACCGACAAGGATTTTGAACTCGCAAAAAAGATCGAGGAAGTCGTTCTTTGGCAGCCCGGCTTGGCGGGCGGCGCCTTGGAGGGAACGCCGGCCGATCACCGCTTTTCCTACATCGACTACAAAAAGAGCTGAGCGTCTTGCGGCCAAGTTGAATCAAGGACGGCTTCTAAAAGGAGAGACCGATGGGCCTGATTGAATTGATCC encodes:
- a CDS encoding c-type cytochrome, methanol metabolism-related encodes the protein MAEAPGNSKAVKQDDKGKYLDEKGDPTFNVKADGAVDWYSYSGFRRYHAECHVCHGPDGEGSTYAPALKDSVKRMNYAEFYGIVVGGKQDLAGGENKVMPALGDNKNVMCYIDDIYVYLRGRSGDSLDRGRPAKHEEKPQAAADAERACLGEAS
- a CDS encoding 4a-hydroxytetrahydrobiopterin dehydratase produces the protein MSEAGKEKEKTYSEAEIKARLEKELPRWVYEGGWIRRTFKTTSWKGTLMVINTVGHLAEAAWHHPDLTASYAWVEVRLQNHAAKGITDKDFELAKKIEEVVLWQPGLAGGALEGTPADHRFSYIDYKKS
- a CDS encoding quinoprotein dehydrogenase-associated putative ABC transporter substrate-binding protein; the protein is MKFWRSLLPLALVCSVSSIGADVLAQTADETSIELVDPNVLRVCADPRNLPFSNEAGQGFENKIAELLAQKLGKSLAYEYYPGATGFLRNTLNAHRCDVVMGMPQGDDSVQGTNPYYRTTYALVSKAGAGLEAIDSLEDQRLQTKKIGIVAGTPPATNLAINGLLGNLKSYPLVVDTRFDAPTRSMIEDLQEDRIDVAILWGPIAGYFAKQSKTPLKVTPLIKETTGPRMIYRIGMGVRHSDQEWKRLLNKMIADNQAEITRILIDYGVPLLDENNGSVTH